The following coding sequences are from one Saprospiraceae bacterium window:
- a CDS encoding SPOR domain-containing protein yields the protein MNRYGWIDLPGIGIFEGQHQKAYIDHKDSKIYPSKLVVSFHHTEGSKAQELVDHICEETGYKNEDIENLLGQLSLELALQLRAGNQAEFYPLGMLSLKGDEYTFSSYGYNLNERFYGMEELPISPAIKTVEEILPLTVLPQPSQQSKSIFKEFKYLFWAIGLLWLIFLGLMFCPPRSSDPDSNKTKHDVRKNDSTPTLKDSVQLSTVDTSKHMATDSVFTQKQSDKIPIDSFQDEVILTDKNISTMDTVIKNKNCIIIVGSFKVESNADRLEKKIRQNGQQAFRGRFQDFYRVGVKFDCFHQNLQEVLIQLKAKYHPQAWILKYNE from the coding sequence TTGAACCGCTACGGTTGGATTGATTTACCAGGCATTGGTATTTTTGAGGGCCAGCACCAAAAAGCTTATATTGACCACAAGGACAGTAAGATCTATCCCAGTAAGTTGGTTGTAAGTTTTCATCATACTGAAGGCAGCAAAGCCCAAGAATTGGTGGATCACATCTGTGAAGAAACAGGATACAAAAATGAAGATATTGAAAATCTTCTAGGTCAACTTTCATTAGAATTAGCTTTACAATTGAGAGCCGGCAACCAAGCTGAGTTTTATCCACTAGGCATGTTGTCATTAAAGGGAGATGAATACACTTTTTCCAGCTATGGATACAATTTGAATGAACGGTTTTATGGTATGGAAGAACTGCCAATCAGTCCTGCAATCAAAACTGTTGAAGAGATCCTGCCATTGACAGTACTACCGCAGCCGAGCCAACAGAGCAAATCCATTTTTAAGGAGTTTAAGTACTTGTTTTGGGCGATAGGTCTTTTGTGGCTTATCTTTCTTGGATTGATGTTCTGTCCACCACGTTCTTCGGATCCGGATTCCAACAAAACGAAGCATGATGTGCGGAAAAATGACTCCACGCCTACTCTCAAAGATTCAGTCCAACTTTCAACAGTGGATACCTCAAAACATATGGCTACAGATTCTGTTTTTACTCAGAAACAAAGCGACAAAATACCAATCGATAGCTTTCAAGATGAAGTAATCCTCACTGATAAAAATATCTCCACTATGGACACAGTGATAAAAAATAAAAACTGTATCATCATCGTGGGATCTTTTAAAGTAGAGTCAAATGCTGACAGATTAGAAAAAAAAATACGTCAAAATGGACAACAAGCCTTTAGAGGCAGATTCCAGGATTTTTATCGTGTAGGAGTTAAATTTGATTGCTTTCATCAGAATTTGCAAGAAGTCTTGATCCAACTAAAAGCGAAGTACCATCCTCAGGCTTGGATTTTAAAATACAATGAATAG
- the kdsA gene encoding 3-deoxy-8-phosphooctulonate synthase — translation MNLSRLKYLDSGQFFLIAGPCVVESKELCQEVATQLVKISHQYQLPFVFKASYRKANRSSATSFSGIGDEAALKILQEIGEQYDVPVVTDIHTEEEAVMASHFVDILQIPAFLCRQTSLLIAAAKTQKLINIKKGQFMSPEAMKFAVDKVKKAGNDRVWLTDRGTCFGYQDLVVDFRGIPTMQSMGVPVVMDCTHSLQQPNQMEGITGGRPDQIPTIARAAIAVGADGLFIETHPSPATAKSDGANMLSLDQMEPLIGRLVKIRQAVLSL, via the coding sequence ATGAATTTGAGCAGATTAAAATATTTGGATTCAGGACAGTTTTTTCTTATTGCAGGACCATGTGTTGTGGAAAGTAAAGAACTATGTCAAGAAGTGGCTACACAACTTGTAAAAATCAGTCATCAATATCAATTACCATTTGTTTTTAAAGCATCATACCGCAAAGCGAATCGAAGTTCAGCAACCAGTTTTTCTGGTATTGGAGATGAAGCAGCTTTAAAAATCTTGCAAGAAATCGGTGAGCAATACGATGTTCCCGTAGTGACTGACATCCATACTGAAGAAGAAGCTGTTATGGCGTCCCACTTTGTAGATATTCTGCAAATTCCTGCATTTTTGTGCCGTCAAACAAGTCTGCTCATTGCAGCTGCAAAAACTCAAAAACTCATCAATATCAAAAAAGGTCAATTCATGAGCCCGGAAGCCATGAAATTTGCAGTGGACAAAGTAAAAAAAGCAGGTAATGATCGAGTTTGGCTTACCGATAGAGGAACGTGCTTTGGCTATCAGGACTTAGTTGTGGATTTCAGAGGCATACCAACAATGCAATCTATGGGAGTACCTGTGGTCATGGACTGTACACATTCCCTACAGCAGCCCAATCAAATGGAAGGAATCACAGGGGGCAGGCCTGATCAGATTCCAACGATTGCGAGAGCTGCGATTGCAGTCGGAGCTGATGGATTATTCATTGAAACGCATCCCTCCCCTGCTACTGCCAAATCTGATGGCGCCAATATGTTATCCTTGGACCAGATGGAACCATTGATTGGCAGATTAGTGAAAATCAGACAAGCAGTCCTGTCGTTATGA